From Tachysurus fulvidraco isolate hzauxx_2018 chromosome 6, HZAU_PFXX_2.0, whole genome shotgun sequence:
TCAACAATATTTGCTTCATCTGTGAGTGGCCattatgttttggatcattgggTATAAGTATATAATTGGGTTATGTATACTTTATGTACAGTAGTGCAGTTAAGAATGTTGATAAAGAATGTTATTTTGTGCCTATACCGGAGAAAAACTATGAAGACACCCGTCTGTCCCCAAAcacatatgtggttcttccccaaaatGTTGCCTCAAAGTTAAAAGCACTGATTTGTCAAGAATGTCATAGTATGCTGCAGCATTACAGTTTAGTTTCACTAACTTTCAgtttcattacattacagttTCATTTCACTGGAGTTGTGTGCACAAAGAGATTTTCAGAAAGATACATGGTTTGCATCTTGCACCACAGAACTCCAAACCCAATGATCTGCAGCTACTGCCCTTTGGACGAatgaacacaaatacacacaaccacacactaaGATCTAGTGTAAAGCTTGTTCCACAAGAATgtagcttattataacagcaaatggGACTTTTTATATATAGTGAAAATACAGTTATTTACTGAAATGTTAAGGCTCTGATTTacaaatatcaaaaataaaGAGCAATAACATGTGAGTGCATGCAGGTTATTGGTATGTGATACATAAATACTGAACCAGTACAGTGCTATTTCACTCTGTAGCCTGTAAATCAGCACTTGGGACAAACCATTTTGTGGGGGACgttgaaaataacaaaattacattacatttttcgtagttgttttttttatttatttatttttactttaaatatagTTAAATTATTACAGATAAACTGAATCCAAGAGAAGTATCGTATTCATTTTGCAAACTGTGTGCTTCAATAACATTTTTGCGGCACCCTTATATTACGAGAAAAGTATTTCCTTTCCTTGTATTCGCGTCAAAAGCGTAGGTTGCCAGATCCTCCTAAAGATACACACTAATTTTAAATATTCTCatcatggatggatggatggatggatggatggatagtaaCATGTCCAGCTTCTAACTTGTAACTTGTCCAGCAAATAAAGACAAGTAAATACAGATAAAATTTAAGATACTAAGAAATCTTATGGGAATTATTAGAACAAACAGATTTTCAGATGGCTTGTCACAATCTTCCTAGATAAAAAAGGAAGCCAACATGTTGTTTCACAAAGAATATGCGAATGGAATAAAATTCACAGTAAATGTAAGGGAGTCGTGTAAATGAGGCTTTTGCATGAAGCCATAATGAGTTTGCAAAtcaaaagacacaaataaaattaaactgaagGTAAAAATtgttacaaacaaataaataagctcctataaaaaaatcctgattaaaaaaaatcaatataaaagTTTCAATTTTGTCCTccatatgaatttatttattattgacaaatgactatttttaatatacaaagaaaaattaagaaaaataatttttctaATTACTTTCTACACAGACAGTAGATTCATGAAGCCTGTACTCATTaactaagtaaataaattatacCTGCAGTGTGTGAACTTTCTTAAGTTTTATCTTTAAGGGCCAGTTGTTCAAAGGTAAACTGTTCGGATTTTGGTTATCGGATTGGATCGAATCTTGAAAATGGGTTTATTCAATAGGGAAAGAGGGAATCTGAAACCCAATTAGATTACGAAATCCAGTCCTAGTTTATCTGGATCAAaccttcagtttgtgttcaAAACATGTCAGTAGAATTTGGATAACTTTGATCCAAAAAACAGGATTATCCTGATCCCAACAGGGGGTAGGATTTCAAGGTGGATTCTAGgaggaaaatgtagtaaaagtttaaaatgtgtcaaataatacatttgtatcatttagtatatatacttttattgaaGCAAAACTTCAAAACAAAACTTCAGATCCACCCCCTAAAAGCAGAGCTTGGAAATGCTGGTCTCTCCTCCTCAGTAAAAAGAACCctgaacattctttattttgttaactattggacatttagccattttattcttttaagatgttttcaaaatatccgcaatgtatttgttaatgtatatttatttttatgactcagatgaggggtcataaaagaaattatgaatggaagtggatgtttgttatttttgggttttgtctcaaaataaaaaactcttacaGTGACCCATTGTTGGCTCTTCTACCTGTTCTTTACATAGCTGGTATCCCACGTTGTGATATGTTGTCCCATTTAGAGCTCAGGTAATCCGGATGTGGTAAACTTGAAAACGGTGTATGTGGATCATGGTGATCCAATCCAATGTTGGATGGATTGAtcctgaatagaaaaaaaatggtatttccaattaaattttttgaaCTGGCCCCTGAGCATCACACTGGTAAGTGATTTTTGAGGCATTTTAGTTCCATCTACAGCACAGTCATTGTTTTTGGACATTTGTGTGCTCACAACTTTATGGTAATTAAAGCAGAGCGTAATATAGATGTGAAGGTCAATTAGTAttattacatatgtatgtgtgtgtgcgtgtgtggcaTGTGTTTCGGCTTATATGAATATGACAATAGAATGATACTGGATTAATAAGGATTATTCCTCCAAGCGTTACAGCTTCATCTAAAGTGCTGGAGGCAAAATCGTGTTTTAATTGTCGCGATCTGGCATCCCAGTGAAAGCGGAAGTGGTAATGTTATGTATAAACCCGCGCGGGAAAAAGCAGTGTTTTGGTGGAAGTACTGAAGAAAGCGGGAGACTTTTTCAAACCGGCTTGTTGGAAAATTCTGTTAATCTGTCCggtaaacatttatttgtgtttaatatcGCTAGTGAGTGTTTTCCCTTTATAGTAAGAACGATTCCGAGTGTTTTATGGTGAAGGTTTATTAAACAGTGATAAGTCACAAGGACTGATCCCAGGCCTGCTAGTCTGAGATGTATTAGCCCTCTTAAAACGAGGAGATTTCACACTTTTCAGTCAAATTATAGACTTTCTTCAAAGCCTCAAggcatttattttgtattatttatgcaCTAATATACACTTAAGACGCTGGAGTTTTCTGTGTTAACGTTACAGCGactttgtttatataaataagcATAAAAATGACCGTATTTCTAGTTTAAACTGTATTCCCTTTAATAAGAGTGCTCATGCTTCTAAAGATGTAAAGATGTAACTCGGGCTATAATAATGTCTCTTTCTACGAGTCTACAGGGATGTCCAAAATTGTCAGCTCTTTCCTTGGGAGAAAAAGCTAGTACATCCTCTCAAAGTCGGCATGTGACGTCACAAGCTGATTTGCATATTAATTGAATTTGCATATCAGATCTTTTGCATATCAaaacgtgtaaaaaaaacaataagccAGATCTTGTACACACATTGTGGGTTTTTATCAGATTTAAATTTGTGaatgtagtagctcagtggttaatggttcgaatcccagggccaccaagatgccacccctggggcccctgagcaagacccttaactctcaattgctaaGATGTACAAATGAAATAACTGTAAGTCAGTCTGAATAAGGCCGTACGGCAAATGCCGTAAAATGTAATTCTTAACAGAAAATGGTTCATATAGAAAGAATTCACCTTTAAGTaataactttctgttttttaCTTGACACACAAGTGaacttttaaaaaagaacaGCTAATAAGTGGACAGGTGGAACAAACACTGATTGGTTGATGGCACTAATAAGCAGTCAGTGATGGTCAACTGTGATGACTAAATCTGCTCTCTCAACTGATATACAGCTAGTCACTAacatatacaatttttttactcacactctctctaaatattttataataatagtagCAATTCTATGTTACTCTTCGTGAATAAAACGTTGGGGTACAATTTTAAATACACTATATGCTTAAAGGTATGTGGACAACTTAACCATCATACCCATATGGGATAGGATCTAGGATTTCCTCAGATTTTGGAGTGgggctgtgtgtatttgtgatcATTCAACCACAAGGGCTTTAGAGAGGTCAGGTGAGGAGGCCTGGTGTGCAGAAGTTTTTGTCAATGATGATCTACATTATCAGTTTTCACAGTACATTTGCAATCCCATATAGTCTaatcaaattaaaaacagaaaaaaggcaGTTTTACATGAGCCATAATGAACATAAAAGCAATCAAACTACACAATATTTAGAagcacatgatttttttttttaattaccatAATATTTCCACAATTTTGGCAAGAACCCAAAGCATCAAACATTTAACTAATTACATGTGTTTTCACTGGTAGGAGTATAAAGTATTGTGTGCTTACAGTTTTGCTAATTCGAGTAGTTTTCTGCaagaaatcacaaaaaaagtTGCAAACTTTATCATTATATTACAAAACAATTCAGCAAGATCCTACAGGGACTGAAATGAAGCAATTCCTTTTAAGTATTACAGCCTAACCTCACGGTTTCCCCATAATGACATAATTTTGTCTTCTCTGTTAGGATCAGGATGAAGGTGGTAACTTGTGAAATCGCCTGGCACAACAAGGAGCCAGTATACAGTCTGGATTTTCAACATAACGGCGAAAGTAAAAATCACCGCCTGGCCACGGCCGGAGTGGACACCacagtgcgtgtgagtgagctTCCCTAACATTCTTTCaaagtttattaaattaaatattgcatttctaagcttattttaaaaaagagcaCAATTGTGCTTTGTCCAAATCTTTGACCAACTCTTTGATTtgagtgtgatgtgatgtgagatgCCCTGTATGTcatgaaatatttcaaatattaatgctatattttgcacattaatattttctgaaagtgttttgtttagtgtgtattgggaaaattaaaataaagttgtGATGAGTTGTAATGAGTTGttattttaaagtattaaaaatatttttgaatttctttttaatagtCCATCTGTGATGCATGCAGAGTGGCTTTAAAATCATAAGAAACTGGAAGTAAGAGTTTTCTTCATCATCTCTTCCTTCTTTTTTGGTGTAGTTGTGGCGTGTTGACAGGGGGCCAGACGGAAAGGCTGTAGTGGAGTTCCTATCAAATTTGGCGAGACATACAAAAGCTGTGAACGTAGTACGCTTTTCTCCCACTGGGGAGCTGCTGGCATCTGGAGGAGATGGTGAGTGTGACaccatgcttttttttcctatttcgtttttttttccacagtgtaTTTCTTGTTACATCTTACAGTTGTTATAATTAGCCTGGTATAAAAGAAATACTAGATCTCATCTGTAGCTTAACGTGCcatctgtatttgtgtatcaCTATTTGGAAATGAATGATTCGGTCTCAATTGCATATTAATAAGCAAAATAGTTAAACCAATAAACTTAATACCTGAAGCTAAAGTAGATATGAGGAATGAGGTTTGGTGTTGTCAtctgctgcttcttcttcttcttcttcttcttcttcttcttcttcttcttcttattgttgtattttgtttgtttgtttttctttcttgctgCTGCACATATTATCTGTATTCAGATTTCAACCTAAAGTGGGCATGGCTTAAACTGTAAGGCTTAAAACAAACTAGTAAGCCGTTAGTAAGTAtaatttaatgaacattgtAAACGCAAcatacagtgacacacagttgttcatgatgatgatggtggtctTTGATCCACAAGCTTCGTATCAGTTTGTTCGCAGCCacacaggaaaaataaaaatccaacctgcttaaaaaatgtgtgtttattatttgtatctgttcatttcaaataatgtctttattttggttacttcacaattttttttttattcttaatattGTTACTAAATGTATCTTAGAGTATCTAATGTTTCTGAAACTCCACTGACCAATGATTTAAATAGAAGTATAAGAATAATTAGTTAGATAAAGCTGAATTAAAAGTAAAGTGTGTTGCATTCGATATATCGCAATCATCCACAATCAACAAATTGTGCCTGAACATGTTGTTTCATCAAACGGTGTGAGTTTCGTATCGCATTGTGTATGTATTCAGATGCCGCCATCTTATTGTGGAAGATTAATGATAGTAAAGAGGTCGAGCAAACCCCAACTTTCCAGGAGGACGAGGACGCTCAGCTGAACAAGGAAAGCTGGAATGTTGTCAAGACTCTCAGgtcatctgtctctgtttgtcccTTTCAGTTTTTTACATGTCGTAATTATTCATTTAGTTAAGTGGTTCTTATTAGTTCGAATTAATTGTGTGTTTCAGGGGGCACATTGAGGATGTATATGACTTGTCATGGACAAACGATGGGAATTTCCTGGTTTCTGGTTCTGTAGACAACACTGCCATCATGTGGGATATTCAGAAAGGTGATGATATGCACAATATGATTGCAAGCTTATGTTTAGCATTTCAATTGAAATTATTTGAATAAGCCAGTGCTGTTTTGCTCACTCGTGTGTTGTTTGCTTCATGCAGGTCAGAAGATATGCATCTTTAATGACCATAAGAGCTAtgtgcagggtgtatcctgggACCCGCTAGGTCAATATATTAGCACACTTAGCTGTGACAGGtaatttatgtatgtgtgtattaaaagCACTGCCACAAATGTACCACCTAATTCGGGGTTAGggctatttttttctttctatttgtggctatttttttgtaataaatgtgcTTGTTTTTCAGGGTTATGCGCGTGTACAGCACACACGCAAAGAAAAAAGCCTACAGTGTGAGTAAAATGACATCAGGCACTGCTGGAGAGGGAGAGGTCAGTGTGGTGGATTATCCTCAACAGATTATTCTGTCCCTCAtcctagctttttttttaaagcaacattAGCACTTCCTGAGTAAATCTGGCTCTCTGGTTGGATCTGTTTCTAAGGGTTTATGAGCTTgctgaattttatttcattttcatctttttctACATAGCCAGGGTGATGTTGTATATAGACAACtatttgaatattattatttttttttggttgaaaatgtattttatttattaacaaaaacattctgtttttctcttcatgTAACTCTTCATTCTGTTTATAATTAAACTGCATTTTGGATGAGAACTGCTGCATGCACTGATCTAAAAACACTAGAGATAAATCAGTAATTATGCTTAATGCATAATTATGATTATGCTAATTatagttcattttaattaaaaacaacaggATGTACTGAATTGgcataaatattcatttgaaTTCTAATCAGCAAACCTAAACATATACATGTTAAAAGCCCCTATCAGTagtaatattgtaaataaaaataggcCGAATGGCTATTACTGTTACCTGTTATAACAGCTATCAATCAATCATACCAAAAGAGAGTGCATGTACATATGAAATggttccatctttttttttaaatgtcctaTTTTCTAAGCTGTCTCATTAGTTACAGCTAAGCACATGATGAAATCGAAAACGTTTAGGTTCGCGAATATACGTGGCTGCAAGCTTTGACGATCTCCCATCCCACAGGTGAAGAACTTCCGGATGTTTCACGATGACAGTATGCGCTCCTTCTTCAGACGCCTCACCTTTACACCAGACGGCTCCTTCCTCCTGGCACCTGGTATGATTGTTGTGTTGCACCACTGATGAGAAGGGTTTGAAAAAGTGGGGTTGTGTTACGATGCTTTTTTATGTGCACTTTCAGCCGGTTGTGTGGAGACAGGAGAGAATGTGACAAACACCACCTATGTCTTCTCCAGGaagagcttcaagaggtagtgttttggtgttatttatgtctacTTTTATTGTAGTACTTTATTGTTCCATATTAGCTGGTTTGTTGCAGACAGGTTTGATGTGTATGATTTAGCCATGTTGCTGCcatactgctgttttttttatgctatGGTAAACCATGGGTGTttatagtgtctgtgtgtttttgtatcagACCCATAGCTCATCTGCCCTGTCCTGCTAAAGCCACTCTTGCTGTACGATGTTGCCCAGTGTACTTTGAGCTCAGAACCAAGAAGCTTGAAGGTGAGTCAGCTCCCCAACATCAATTAGTTTGTTATTCATTATTCCTACATTTGAGGAAGTTTTATTTGCTACaatattcaaaatgtatttattaaaatctcTGCTCATTTCTTCTGCTTTTCTATCAGATGGATCGGTGCAGCCACTGCCCAACACGTTCCAGCTGCCTTATCGCTTAGTGTTTG
This genomic window contains:
- the chaf1b gene encoding chromatin assembly factor 1 subunit B, whose protein sequence is MKVVTCEIAWHNKEPVYSLDFQHNGESKNHRLATAGVDTTVRLWRVDRGPDGKAVVEFLSNLARHTKAVNVVRFSPTGELLASGGDDAAILLWKINDSKEVEQTPTFQEDEDAQLNKESWNVVKTLRGHIEDVYDLSWTNDGNFLVSGSVDNTAIMWDIQKGQKICIFNDHKSYVQGVSWDPLGQYISTLSCDRVMRVYSTHAKKKAYSVSKMTSGTAGEGEVKNFRMFHDDSMRSFFRRLTFTPDGSFLLAPAGCVETGENVTNTTYVFSRKSFKRPIAHLPCPAKATLAVRCCPVYFELRTKKLEDGSVQPLPNTFQLPYRLVFAVASEDSIFFYDTQQTLPFAYLSNIHYHTLSDLSWSGDGSFLAVSSTDGYCSFVSFDELELGTPLKERPQLDITPIPASEKKGKRTSGSGRNASPVPRTNPSPITQEKETSSATSEEKRTPQGLKAKSQPRRITLNTLEGWSKPSTPKSPVTPNESPSMPKSAPSTPLASQGQLTPKTTQTNSSTPLAPINARNSTTPKGPTPRRISLIPLNPRSPVSSQTSATPSSAEKAKHERPSPSNDPVCKPPESKRPKTEEASPSDGSSTSQSTEPSVESSSKAMDS